The following are encoded in a window of Sphingomonas panacis genomic DNA:
- a CDS encoding AAA family ATPase, with translation MIAFLESGDAFDSREPPRRIDTHCASIFLVGGQAWKLKRAVTFGYLDFSTAERRREALETELRLNRRTAPQLYRAVHPISRTPEGHLKLGGSGNPVDWILEMQRFPDDALLDEKASHGHLDAQMLMTLADHIVAFHAAAEVFVTDAGSARFRDVVEGNVDSMARCRAVLDPEQSTLLAKRLLDLTATMAPLLDDRSARGRVRHAHGDLHLANIALIEGRPTLFDCLEFSTELATIDVLYDLAFLLMDLWHRDLHAEANIVFNRYLDLSGDDEDGIALMPLFLSVRAVIRAHVLAAQAMRPGGNLSLADVARSYLDLALALLQPGRPRLIAIGGLSGTGKSSLASVLGGDIGRAPGARIVRNDVVRKRLAGRSPETRLPQTSYSEEAANLVYRRAGELALAALSCGQSVIADAVFAQRAHRVEIEVVAAQARVSFMGLWLDAPSETRMRRVGVRGPDASDADAAVARTQEALAIGDLAFWQRIPAADQLQIVAARARTVL, from the coding sequence GTGATCGCCTTTCTCGAGAGCGGCGACGCCTTCGATAGCCGCGAACCTCCGCGGCGTATCGATACGCACTGTGCCAGCATTTTTCTGGTGGGCGGTCAGGCCTGGAAGCTTAAGCGCGCCGTCACGTTCGGTTATCTCGACTTTTCAACGGCCGAACGGCGGCGCGAGGCTCTCGAAACAGAACTGCGCCTTAATCGGCGGACAGCACCGCAGCTCTACCGCGCCGTCCATCCCATCAGCCGAACCCCTGAGGGTCACCTGAAACTGGGAGGTAGCGGGAATCCCGTCGACTGGATCCTCGAAATGCAGCGGTTCCCCGACGACGCGTTGCTCGACGAGAAGGCCAGCCACGGTCATCTCGATGCGCAGATGCTAATGACCCTTGCCGATCATATCGTCGCTTTCCATGCCGCCGCCGAGGTCTTTGTAACGGACGCGGGATCGGCACGCTTTCGCGACGTGGTCGAAGGCAATGTCGACAGTATGGCGCGCTGCCGGGCGGTCCTCGATCCTGAGCAATCCACGCTCCTCGCCAAGCGCTTGCTCGACCTGACGGCGACGATGGCGCCGCTTCTTGATGATCGCAGTGCGCGAGGGCGTGTGCGCCACGCCCATGGCGACCTTCACCTCGCCAACATCGCGCTCATCGAAGGTCGCCCTACGCTGTTCGACTGCCTCGAATTCAGCACCGAACTGGCGACGATCGATGTCCTCTACGACCTTGCCTTTCTGCTCATGGATCTGTGGCACCGCGATCTCCACGCCGAAGCCAACATCGTCTTCAACCGCTATCTCGACCTTTCCGGAGACGATGAGGACGGGATCGCGCTGATGCCGCTATTCCTGTCGGTGCGTGCTGTGATCAGGGCTCACGTCCTTGCCGCGCAGGCGATGCGCCCAGGCGGGAATCTGTCGCTGGCCGACGTCGCGCGCAGCTATCTCGATCTGGCGCTCGCTCTCCTGCAGCCGGGCCGGCCGCGCCTTATCGCGATCGGCGGACTCTCCGGAACGGGCAAGTCCAGCCTGGCAAGCGTTCTGGGCGGTGATATAGGACGGGCTCCAGGCGCAAGGATCGTTCGCAACGACGTCGTTCGCAAGCGCCTTGCTGGCCGGTCGCCCGAAACCAGATTGCCCCAGACGAGCTATTCTGAGGAAGCAGCCAATCTGGTCTATAGACGTGCCGGCGAACTCGCACTGGCTGCGCTGTCTTGCGGACAGTCCGTGATCGCAGATGCCGTGTTCGCACAGCGCGCCCATCGAGTAGAGATCGAGGTTGTCGCCGCTCAAGCGCGCGTCTCCTTTATGGGGTTGTGGCTTGATGCGCCGTCCGAAACCCGAATGCGTCGTGTCGGGGTGCGCGGTCCGGACGCATCTGATGCCGATGCTGCCGTTGCACGAACGCAGGAAGCATTGGCTATCGGCGATCTCGCATTCTGGCAACGGATTCCGGCAGCCGATCAGCTTCAAATCGTGGCAGCCCGCGCAAGGACCGTCCTTTAA
- a CDS encoding ABC transporter ATP-binding protein: MTAPILEIRDLHVSADGLPVLHGVTLSIPTGETHVLFGPNGSGKSSLLATIMGLAPYQITSGEIWLKGRRIDALPVDQRAQMGLGMSFQRPPPLEGVTVEAFTAAIGATALLETEAPALDFGAFAERDVNVGFSGGEIKRWEILKLFLRRPDLCLFDEPESGVDLEHIAAVGKAIDRLLGANTPADPQRTALVITHTGFILDYIHADVGHLMVDGRIAGSADPRILFRHIKAHGYSMPPRDTSVPSSI, encoded by the coding sequence TTGACCGCCCCCATTCTGGAAATACGGGATCTCCACGTTTCGGCGGATGGCCTGCCTGTCCTCCACGGCGTGACCCTCTCCATCCCGACCGGCGAGACGCATGTGTTGTTCGGACCGAACGGGTCGGGCAAATCGTCGCTCCTCGCAACGATCATGGGTCTGGCGCCCTATCAGATCACGAGCGGAGAGATCTGGCTTAAAGGTCGGCGCATCGACGCGCTGCCCGTCGATCAGCGGGCACAGATGGGCCTTGGCATGTCGTTTCAGCGACCGCCGCCTCTGGAAGGCGTGACGGTCGAGGCGTTCACGGCGGCGATCGGCGCTACCGCGTTGCTGGAAACCGAGGCGCCGGCGCTGGATTTCGGTGCTTTTGCAGAGCGCGATGTCAATGTCGGCTTCTCGGGCGGTGAGATCAAACGATGGGAGATTCTGAAACTCTTCCTCAGGCGTCCCGACCTGTGCCTGTTTGACGAACCCGAAAGCGGTGTCGATCTCGAGCACATCGCTGCCGTCGGCAAGGCCATCGACCGGTTGCTTGGCGCGAATACCCCCGCGGATCCGCAACGCACGGCGCTCGTGATCACCCACACCGGCTTCATCCTCGATTATATCCATGCCGATGTCGGCCATCTCATGGTTGACGGTCGGATCGCGGGCTCCGCCGACCCTCGGATCCTGTTCCGTCACATCAAGGCGCATGGCTATTCAATGCCGCCAAGAGACACATCCGTCCCATCATCGATCTGA
- a CDS encoding SufD family Fe-S cluster assembly protein: MATILDVDISPEEKQQLAPVGYSVEGEHSGTCVLVNQEVRHIAVTDPDVEILPLKDALARYDWVQDLMFNLIDPAEDEHVAQAAESRHAPIGHFIRIRKGAKVRLPVQVFTLLETPQGRQFHHNITVIEEGAEIEMISGSAVPPAVHAGYHLSISETYLHEGATCRSVSIERWGAAMEVHSYARTHVGKNANIVESNIQVSPLKRHRAQSRTIIEDGGMSNDQSVIFAPAGTERIMESEIHLKGVGARSESITRMVTGGGTISNRSTLVGEGKDSRGFLGCNGLKLTDEGEILSIPALLARSAEAQLSHEASIGMIDQGKLSYLMASGMGEDAARDLIIQGFLNLDAQQLPEAIRIEVSRTIAAANSGSM; this comes from the coding sequence ATGGCCACAATCCTCGACGTCGATATCTCTCCGGAGGAAAAGCAGCAACTCGCCCCCGTCGGCTACAGCGTCGAGGGCGAGCACAGCGGCACATGCGTACTCGTGAACCAGGAGGTCCGGCATATCGCGGTCACCGATCCCGACGTCGAGATCCTGCCGCTGAAGGACGCGCTCGCCCGCTATGACTGGGTACAGGATCTGATGTTCAATTTGATCGACCCTGCCGAGGACGAGCATGTTGCGCAGGCCGCTGAAAGCCGCCACGCACCGATCGGGCACTTCATCCGCATCCGCAAGGGGGCCAAGGTGCGTCTGCCGGTGCAGGTCTTCACGCTGCTCGAAACGCCGCAGGGCCGCCAGTTCCATCACAACATCACGGTCATCGAGGAAGGCGCCGAGATCGAGATGATCTCGGGCTCGGCGGTTCCGCCTGCCGTCCATGCCGGGTACCATCTTTCGATCTCCGAGACCTATCTGCACGAGGGCGCCACGTGCCGCTCCGTCTCGATAGAGCGGTGGGGAGCCGCCATGGAGGTCCACAGCTATGCGCGAACGCATGTCGGAAAGAATGCGAATATCGTCGAAAGCAATATCCAGGTGTCCCCGCTCAAGCGGCACCGGGCGCAGAGCCGAACGATAATCGAGGACGGGGGCATGTCAAACGACCAGTCGGTGATCTTCGCCCCGGCCGGCACCGAGCGGATCATGGAGAGTGAAATCCATCTCAAAGGTGTCGGCGCGCGCTCGGAGAGCATCACGCGCATGGTAACGGGCGGCGGGACCATTTCCAATCGCTCGACGCTGGTTGGCGAAGGCAAGGACAGCCGCGGGTTTCTGGGTTGCAACGGCCTCAAGCTCACCGACGAGGGCGAGATTTTGTCCATACCGGCGCTACTGGCGCGCAGCGCTGAGGCACAGCTTTCGCACGAGGCATCGATCGGCATGATCGACCAGGGCAAGCTTTCCTACCTGATGGCCAGCGGTATGGGCGAGGACGCGGCCCGGGATCTGATCATCCAGGGCTTCCTCAATCTCGACGCCCAGCAGCTCCCCGAAGCCATCCGGATCGAGGTCAGTCGGACGATCGCAGCCGCCAACTCCGGATCAATGTGA
- a CDS encoding universal stress protein: MIRDILVVVDTGDADEAFIADAIALSSSRGARLIIGVACPIPVPGSASAHGLPDATAAEFNRAVDAKEKRIWALADKAGITVCTLLDDPTLLLKKVVAQASLSQLVLFGPSEAYGSPDFRRELVEAVVFASGRPVVMLPKGAGAGNFARIAVGWNGTREAARALHAAMSVAGPRAHYYLAAVDIATEGDRRSQPTANDVVRHLHSLGWVAEAHHVGAGEQTTAAALIAFSQAHGADLIAAGAYGHSRFREWIFGGVTRDLLRGADIAVLLEH, translated from the coding sequence ATGATCAGGGATATACTTGTCGTGGTAGATACAGGCGATGCCGACGAGGCGTTCATCGCCGACGCGATTGCGCTGTCGTCATCACGCGGCGCCAGGCTGATCATAGGTGTAGCTTGCCCGATCCCGGTGCCGGGTTCCGCATCGGCGCACGGACTGCCCGATGCAACCGCTGCCGAATTCAACCGCGCAGTCGACGCAAAGGAGAAGCGGATCTGGGCACTGGCAGACAAGGCCGGCATCACCGTATGCACATTGCTCGATGACCCGACGCTATTGCTGAAGAAGGTGGTGGCGCAGGCGAGCCTCTCGCAGCTTGTCCTGTTCGGACCAAGCGAAGCCTATGGCAGCCCCGATTTTCGACGGGAACTTGTCGAAGCGGTGGTCTTTGCGTCCGGTCGCCCCGTGGTCATGCTGCCCAAGGGGGCAGGTGCCGGGAATTTTGCGCGGATCGCTGTTGGATGGAACGGTACTCGAGAGGCAGCAAGGGCGCTCCACGCTGCCATGTCGGTCGCTGGACCGCGGGCACATTATTACCTCGCGGCCGTGGATATCGCGACGGAAGGCGATAGACGCTCGCAGCCTACGGCGAACGACGTCGTCCGCCATTTACACTCGCTCGGCTGGGTCGCCGAAGCCCATCATGTGGGTGCGGGGGAGCAAACAACAGCCGCGGCCCTGATTGCCTTCTCGCAGGCACATGGCGCCGATCTGATTGCCGCAGGCGCTTATGGCCATTCCCGGTTCAGGGAGTGGATATTTGGAGGTGTGACACGGGACCTCCTGCGCGGCGCGGACATAGCTGTTCTCTTGGAACATTGA
- a CDS encoding NAD(P)H-dependent oxidoreductase, which translates to MADLTKAHGRHVVVLAHPDPTSFNAAVAQAYCDTVRECGQEALLRDLYAMNFDPVLRNDERPDRQQFRIAPDVRAELEAIGGCDVVAFIYPIWFGLPPAMMKGYVDRVIGAGVTPRQVQERTGEGPLTAGHMISITTSGARDAWLDEQGQVESLRELSSRYLFRAFSMKSAHYLHIGSIVEGLAERFADEHLYDVREKARTVCAKVAAERYGAAAQPSVFDGS; encoded by the coding sequence ATGGCTGACCTAACAAAGGCCCATGGCCGACATGTGGTGGTTCTCGCTCATCCAGACCCGACAAGCTTCAATGCGGCAGTGGCCCAGGCCTATTGCGACACCGTGCGGGAATGCGGACAAGAGGCGCTCCTGCGTGATCTATACGCGATGAACTTCGATCCCGTCCTAAGGAACGACGAGCGGCCGGACCGTCAGCAATTCCGGATCGCACCGGATGTGCGAGCCGAGCTCGAGGCGATCGGCGGTTGTGATGTCGTCGCCTTCATCTACCCGATCTGGTTCGGCCTGCCGCCGGCGATGATGAAAGGCTATGTCGACCGTGTGATCGGCGCGGGCGTGACGCCCCGCCAGGTCCAGGAGCGCACAGGGGAAGGTCCGCTGACCGCGGGCCATATGATCTCGATCACCACGTCAGGCGCGCGCGACGCATGGCTCGACGAGCAGGGCCAGGTGGAGTCGCTACGCGAATTGTCGAGCCGATATCTGTTCCGGGCTTTCTCGATGAAATCAGCACATTATCTTCATATCGGCAGTATCGTCGAAGGACTCGCCGAACGCTTCGCCGATGAGCATCTTTACGATGTTCGAGAGAAAGCGCGAACGGTCTGCGCGAAGGTCGCGGCGGAGCGCTATGGTGCAGCGGCGCAGCCTTCGGTTTTTGACGGAAGCTGA
- a CDS encoding amino acid ABC transporter ATP-binding/permease protein encodes MSGGLARLLRAEARRQRVALAKAAACAMLVGLASVALLGLSGWFITAAALAGAAGPLAAQAFNYMLPSAAIRLLAIARTGARYGERITSHAAALSAFARLRPMLFQAVATMPAAKGLRFHLGDLSARMTQDADVMEARFVRRSARWSGLAGALAGAALIALADWAAVGAMLGSMALLLLSASLLARRTEHSGRQVQIAGARLKDMFGTMAGAAPELRCYGLEGWAADRLVERGKLLTDAQRAQGCGLAWSEGLQALATGLAALSVLMLSAHAGMAVAALATLAAAMAMDSLAPLVRDFAARGAIGEAETRLDAVLDLGSASSAPPPEAISAQPVELLVEGHRLGPGSRVALTGRSGAGKTSLIEAMIGLRAVAPGRLRVDGVEAGHIPSGRLRSLFGWAPQDAALLAGTVRDNLLLARAGATDAELWAALHDAAIDERVRALPGGLDGWIGENGCALSGGERRRLSLARAYLAPAQWLLLDEPTEGLDRQTERLIVERLDTRLQKTGQGLILVSHRAAPHGLCDLAISVEPSTQLAGRELAA; translated from the coding sequence AAGGCCGCAGCCTGCGCGATGCTGGTCGGACTGGCGTCGGTGGCTTTGCTCGGGCTGTCGGGCTGGTTCATCACGGCGGCGGCCCTTGCCGGCGCTGCGGGACCGCTCGCCGCGCAGGCGTTCAACTATATGCTGCCGAGCGCCGCCATCCGCCTGCTTGCGATCGCCCGGACCGGCGCCCGTTACGGGGAACGGATCACCAGCCATGCCGCCGCCCTCTCCGCCTTTGCCCGATTGCGGCCCATGCTCTTTCAGGCTGTTGCCACCATGCCTGCCGCCAAGGGCCTTCGCTTTCATCTTGGCGACCTGTCGGCGCGGATGACGCAGGACGCCGATGTCATGGAGGCGCGGTTCGTGCGGCGTTCGGCGCGATGGAGCGGGCTCGCCGGTGCGCTCGCCGGCGCAGCCTTGATCGCGCTTGCCGATTGGGCGGCGGTGGGGGCGATGCTCGGATCGATGGCGCTCTTGCTGCTGTCGGCAAGCCTCTTGGCCCGGCGAACAGAGCATAGTGGTCGCCAGGTCCAGATCGCGGGCGCCCGGCTGAAGGATATGTTCGGCACGATGGCAGGCGCAGCGCCGGAACTGCGCTGTTACGGCCTCGAAGGCTGGGCCGCGGATCGATTGGTCGAACGCGGCAAGCTCCTGACCGACGCACAGCGCGCGCAGGGCTGTGGATTGGCCTGGTCCGAAGGCCTGCAGGCATTGGCGACGGGGCTTGCGGCCCTCTCGGTACTCATGCTGTCGGCGCACGCCGGGATGGCTGTGGCTGCGCTGGCGACGCTAGCTGCCGCCATGGCGATGGACAGCCTGGCGCCGCTGGTGCGCGACTTTGCGGCGCGCGGCGCCATCGGTGAAGCCGAAACTCGGTTGGATGCCGTGCTCGACCTGGGTTCGGCCAGCAGCGCTCCCCCGCCGGAGGCGATCTCAGCTCAGCCGGTGGAGCTGCTGGTCGAGGGACATCGCCTCGGACCCGGGAGCCGCGTCGCTCTTACGGGACGCTCGGGAGCCGGGAAGACGAGCCTGATCGAAGCGATGATCGGCTTGCGTGCTGTCGCGCCCGGCCGCCTGCGTGTCGACGGCGTCGAGGCAGGACATATCCCATCCGGTCGGCTACGGTCGCTGTTCGGATGGGCGCCGCAGGACGCCGCACTCCTGGCGGGGACCGTTCGCGACAATCTGCTGCTGGCGCGGGCGGGCGCGACGGACGCCGAGCTGTGGGCCGCATTGCATGACGCGGCGATAGACGAACGCGTCAGGGCGCTGCCCGGCGGGCTCGACGGCTGGATCGGCGAGAATGGTTGCGCCCTTTCGGGTGGGGAGCGTCGCCGGCTCTCGCTGGCCCGGGCCTATCTGGCGCCCGCGCAATGGCTGCTTCTAGACGAGCCGACCGAAGGGCTGGATCGTCAAACCGAGCGACTGATCGTGGAACGGCTGGACACGCGTCTCCAGAAAACGGGACAGGGCCTTATTCTCGTCAGCCACCGTGCTGCCCCGCACGGTCTCTGCGATCTGGCGATTTCGGTAGAACCGAGTACCCAACTGGCGGGACGTGAATTGGCCGCTTAG